The Chloroflexota bacterium DNA window TTATGGAGCAGCCCCAGATACTCAACATTGCCTCATGGCCTGATAAGAAAATGCGCAGCTTGAGTTGACATACGCCTGTGACCGCTTTATAATTCCCGCGATAATACGAAAACAGGTAAATTTAACGCTGGAGGATATATGGCCATGACATACGTAATGCATGTACCAACCAAGCTGGTATTTGGCGTCGGAAGCATAAATGAGCTGGGTAAGGAAGCCGAGCAATTGGGGAAAAAGGCGATGGTCGTTACCTACCCCGACATTCGCCGCGTGGGATTACTGGATAGGATAATCAGTGAGCTGGAGTCAAACGGACTGGATGTATTGGTTTTTGAGAAGGTACAACCGAACCCGCGCCATACTATGGTAGACGAAGGCGCCAGTCTGGCGCGAAAAGAAAAAATAGATGTGGTTATCGGTCTGGGTGGGGGCAGCGCGATGGACTCGGCCAAAGCGATAGCCGTTGCCAGTACCCACGATGAACCTTTCTGGGAGCGTGCACTATCTGGAATCGACGAGGGAGTGGTAATTGACACGACACCTTCAATTATCCAGGTACCGACGTTGGCAGCTACCGGCAGTGAGATGAACAACGCAGTGGTGGTTACAAATTGGGACACGCGCGAAAAGAGACCGATTACCAGCTGGCGCATGGCGGCCAAGGTTGCCGTCGTTGACCCCGAACTCACGCTTACGGTGCCCAAGAAACAAACTGCGCAGGGAGGGGTGGATATTTTCGCTCATTGCATTGAGCCATATATCCTGCTTGAAGGACATGCCCCGGTGAATGACGGCATAAGGGAGCATTTAATGAGAATGGTCGTGGAGTACCTGCCACGGGTATTAGCCAAACCAGACGATATTGAGGCGCGTACTCAGCTGTCATGGACCAGTACCATCGCCATGTGTGCTCTCGCCACCCTGGGCGGAGGACGTGGGAGAGGTTTGCACTGCCACAATATTGAACACGGGATAAGCGCGCTATATGATGTGGCACACGCAGATGGTCTGGCGGCTCTGCTGCCAAAATTTATGGAATACATTCTTCCTGCCAGAAAGGAAAGAATAGAAGCGGTAGGCACTAAAGTCTTCGGTAAAGCAGATGGTATAAAGGCTGTTGAGGAGTGGCTGGAGAGTGTGGGAATGAAATTACGGTTTCGTGACCTGGGCTGCAAGCTGGAAGACGCTGAAGAAGTGGCCAACATCGTGATAAGGACGTGCCCCTTCAGCTTGGAAGTACCGCCACTTAAGATAGAAGCCAAGCAAATAGTGGAAATGTATCGGAACGCATACTAGATTGCCATCTGACCTGTCCCCGTATATCAGTCCAGTTTTGGTGTTGGTGCGGGATTGGAAAAGGCTTTTTTCTGCACTTTCCGTCAGATTGTGCAATTGGGTGACAAAACAAACAGAAAAGCTTGAGAGAGCTGGCTAGACAATATGGGGCCAGCTATGAGGCGGTGAGGACCAAAGACAGAAAGGTCATAGCTATCAAGCAGCGACAGGCAGCGAGGCCAGATAGTTCAGAATCTGGGTATCTCTGGCCACACGGGTAGTCAGCGCCCCTTCTTTCAGCAAATTAGCAAGCTCCGGCAGCGCTTGGGCTTCCCGGCGCAGCATGGCTACCTTTACTCCATACGGTGTATCCAGTTCTGTTGTTTCCTCTGCCGGTACTGCCATCCGTTTGCCCTCGGCAGTGAGCACTACCACACCAGAGTTCATCAGTATACGACGATTCTCCTCCCGGTCCTCCCGCTTTTCCCAGCAGATGAGTCCGCAGTTGCCACAGGTATTGATGTAGATCTCATTGGGGTCAAAGCATTTATCACGTTGAGTAAGTACGGCTCGCTTTCCCTGGAAGTTAGGGTCGGCGGCTCGTATCTGCCGGCTCAAGGCAATAACTTCTGCCACTTCATTGGGGAAGGGATAGTTCACATGGTAGGGACTCCAGGTAGACCACGTCTTGTCAGGACCCAGGCCGTGGTTGTGGCCACAGGCGATGATACAGCGGGCATTGCTTTCCTTTTTCCCATAGCAGTATTCTCTGCCGGCTATGGTCACAGACATGGTTTCCTTTTTATCTATCATCTCCACAGGGCAAACCGTGGTACATAACTTGCACTTGTCACAGGGATCTTCTTCCAGGAGCGGATCAGCCTCCAGTACCGCTGAAGTAAGCACCGAGCCCACGAAGACCGCTGAGCCAAACTGGGGAGTCATCAAATTGCCGCTCCAGCCCAACCGTCCTAACCCCGCGGCTACTGCCCCGTAACGATGGGAGAAGTCAGGCACCATCTCTACCATATTGGCCATGTCCGTGGTCTGGTTGCTACCCCCTTCAGGGCGATAGACATTGTTCATATCCGGTCGTATCGCCTCAAAGCCCTTCTCCTTGAGGAAATCAGCAAGGTGCTCAGCGATGTCATAAAGATTCCGGTAAATGCGTTTATGGTCGTTCCCGTGGGCCAACCAATCCCTTTTACTCAGGTAGTCCCGAATAACCTTTCTATCCAGCGGCATGGCGAAAGAGATAACAGACCGGGTGGAGGGCAGGAGGTAATCGGGATCGGCTGAAGGCGGTGCCCCGGTTAGCCTTTCCCTGGAGGTAATACCCACCAGAGCAGCCCCATTCTCCCGGGCAATAGCCTTAACTTGAGCGCTCAATTCCATTATTAACTCCTTTCCGTTTTAACCGAAGCTCACTACATATAATGAGTATATGCAAAAAACGTAAATATTGCATCTTTGCTATCAAATTATGCTATTAGTTGGGATTTCCTATTTAGGCTAATAGAGAATATTATCCCTCAGCTCACTATTACATTATTGTTATATGCTGATGTCTGAAAATGATTTTGTTATCCACCACTGATGTGAGGCAGAAATGAGACGGTATCATCAGCGCTTAAAAGCCTGTCAAGAGATGCTTTTTCCTGGTTAACGGTTACAAAGAGCATCTCTTCATCCAAAGTCAGATCTGGATACAGGTTCTTGACGAATTCAAGGATATCTTTTACCGTCATCTCTCCTGTTATAGGTATATTTACAGAATCTTTTTTTGTTACGACGCGCTGCATACCGAGGAACTTGACCGAGACCATCATCTTCTGAGCCATATTATTTTGGTTACCAATTAATATATCTTCCCGTCCCGGATCACATGCCGAATCCCTGCAATAGTTTTCCTGCCTGTTCGTCCAAAAGTCCGAATTTTTCTACTGTTTCACGTTTTGGTATTCCATCGGATGAGAAACCTTTCTCTTCGTAAACTATATCGCAGAGCTGCTGATAAGCCTCAATCCTTTTCTTAACAAGCAGTTCATGCTTCTTCTCCGGGGCGGCCGGGACTTCACTATCACCGAGCTGTTCCCGTAACCATCCGTCATAATATTCAGCTCGGGATTCGTATTCATTAAAATAAACCGGCCCCATTGCTCTTAATGGTATCTGGTCGCTAACCCGGGTACCCTTACCATGACGCAAGTTGATTAGCTTTTGAAGTATGTAAAGTCTCTCCGAATCATCTAAAATATCCTTCAGTGTTTTGTTACTCCCTGTTGTTGCATTGAAGTAGTCAACATAATAGGCAAGTGTTGGGAGGTTTTTTGCAGGCTCATCGGTATTGGCTGCCTCCGGATTTCGTACATCGATCCATGGAAGCTTGCACAGTCCGGTAGCATTGAACCATGTGCGGATTAGAGGAAACCATTTAAGTGCATTCGCCTTATCTTCAAAGGTGGGCAGCTCCTTGTGAATCTGGTCAATGAAGATCAGCCATGACTCGTCATGTTGTGGTCCTTTGAGAGCGAAACCATAGCCACCTTGCTGGGCAAGTGACTCTTTAGTCACGTACATGGAGAACTCGAGGCCTTTGACCTCCATTGCGAATTTGCTCAGCTCAACCAGGGCGGCATCCTGGGAGATACCGTTTCGAGCAGCGTACTTTTCGGCAACCCATTTCTTACCTCTAGCAACACCTTGCCCGGCAACTTTGCCGAAGCCTTTAGCATTGGCAATTTCATGCAATAACCTGTCAACAGCATCCATGTTACCGAAGGTCAGTTTATAACCTATATCATCAGCAGTGAGGAATCCGCGCTCAAAGCACTCCATAAAGAATGCAATTGTCGTGCCTGTAGAGATGGTATCGAGACCATATTCATCGCAGTACCAGTTGTATTCCAGGACAAAATGGGGATCGAAAATACCCATGCAAGAGACTGCGCCAACAGTTTCATACTCGGGACCATCAATGCTAACCTTTTGCCCTGCATATGGACCTCGTGTCAGTTCCACATTTTCAGAACTCTTAGAACATGCCAGATTACACCCATAGTAACAACCGTCAGGCATATTTTTTGTGAAGTACCTGTCAAGAAAGACACCTGCAAAGAGCTTGGGGGACTCAGAGCTTTGACCGTACTGATAATTGTTGATGGGAAAAAGGTGGAATTTATTCATATATTCCGACAGAATGGTAGTACCCCATGCGGAAAGATGAAGCTGTTT harbors:
- a CDS encoding iron-containing alcohol dehydrogenase, with the translated sequence MTYVMHVPTKLVFGVGSINELGKEAEQLGKKAMVVTYPDIRRVGLLDRIISELESNGLDVLVFEKVQPNPRHTMVDEGASLARKEKIDVVIGLGGGSAMDSAKAIAVASTHDEPFWERALSGIDEGVVIDTTPSIIQVPTLAATGSEMNNAVVVTNWDTREKRPITSWRMAAKVAVVDPELTLTVPKKQTAQGGVDIFAHCIEPYILLEGHAPVNDGIREHLMRMVVEYLPRVLAKPDDIEARTQLSWTSTIAMCALATLGGGRGRGLHCHNIEHGISALYDVAHADGLAALLPKFMEYILPARKERIEAVGTKVFGKADGIKAVEEWLESVGMKLRFRDLGCKLEDAEEVANIVIRTCPFSLEVPPLKIEAKQIVEMYRNAY
- a CDS encoding MoaD/ThiS family protein; amino-acid sequence: MAQKMMVSVKFLGMQRVVTKKDSVNIPITGEMTVKDILEFVKNLYPDLTLDEEMLFVTVNQEKASLDRLLSADDTVSFLPHISGG
- a CDS encoding aldehyde:ferredoxin oxidoreductase, producing MEILKQIRYEPAQVTGGYTDQLLEIDLSKLQITIQDLSPDFKNKYIGGRGYALKLIWDGTSRETRYDSPENILVMASGPLGNEPSFPGTGKFIVGTISPLTDTFIDSNVGGHFGPLLKLAGFDALAVSGIASADSVIVIDGDLRTISIIAAPAYDKEIDEGSLSFGKRLLEDINDGEYSDSLAAVTTGKGACNARFGIINSLFFDRKRNRIRAKQAGRGGTGTVMRTKGLRGIVVHSSLSKANGNNAVDKEGVRRAGSRLREVISKADPKQLHLSAWGTTILSEYMNKFHLFPINNYQYGQSSESPKLFAGVFLDRYFTKNMPDGCYYGCNLACSKSSENVELTRGPYAGQKVSIDGPEYETVGAVSCMGIFDPHFVLEYNWYCDEYGLDTISTGTTIAFFMECFERGFLTADDIGYKLTFGNMDAVDRLLHEIANAKGFGKVAGQGVARGKKWVAEKYAARNGISQDAALVELSKFAMEVKGLEFSMYVTKESLAQQGGYGFALKGPQHDESWLIFIDQIHKELPTFEDKANALKWFPLIRTWFNATGLCKLPWIDVRNPEAANTDEPAKNLPTLAYYVDYFNATTGSNKTLKDILDDSERLYILQKLINLRHGKGTRVSDQIPLRAMGPVYFNEYESRAEYYDGWLREQLGDSEVPAAPEKKHELLVKKRIEAYQQLCDIVYEEKGFSSDGIPKRETVEKFGLLDEQAGKLLQGFGM